The Neorhizobium sp. NCHU2750 genome contains the following window.
CTTCGCCTTCAAGCGCGCCCTGATAGGCTGATGCATGCGGCTCTTCCGGCGGCTCTTCCTGCAGCACGCCGATCTGGTCGAGATCGGCCTCGAGGAAGCCTTCCTCGGTCAGCGCGTTGAGCGCCTCGCGCACGGCGGAATCGTCATCGGGCGCCTTCAGCATGATGTGCAGTTCCACACCTTCGCCGCCCTTCGTCTCGTAACCCTTGCCGATGATGATGAAAACCATCGGGTCGTCGCTATTGTCGTTGTCGGCGGGGGAAATCATGATAGTCTCCTGAATGAGGTCGTCCTAGAACCAAGGCGATCGGACGAGGAAAGTTCCCTCATCAAATAGCGTCCTGCGCAGCGATTCCCAAACACAATCGGCAATCGTCCTCTGTTGTGGTAAAGCAGGCATCTGTTTGACGCAGGAAACCCTGGTAAACCGGGCTTCCGGGCATTATTTTGGGGCCGGCCCTTGACGTAGAAGGGTTAAAACAGTAAACGCCCCCGCATCGGAAGCCATGTGAGGCTCGTGCGTCTAGAGCGTCTTCGCTCCGGAGTT
Protein-coding sequences here:
- a CDS encoding transcriptional regulator, with the translated sequence MISPADNDNSDDPMVFIIIGKGYETKGGEGVELHIMLKAPDDDSAVREALNALTEEGFLEADLDQIGVLQEEPPEEPHASAYQGALEGEVAIIRFD